The sequence CCTTCCCTCGCTCGGAACTGAACCCCTGCACCAGTGCAACAGCAGGTTCGGCGTCCCGCGCGGCGGACGTCGTGCGGTCGTAGACGACCTCGCCACCGACGATCGTGGTGCTGACGGCCAGACCGGGGAGCGCTTCGGGGGCCGTGCCGAGGACATCACCGTCGACGACGCAGAGGTCGCCGACGAATCCTTCCTGCAGCGTGCCTTTCCATCCGTCGGCGTGGTCCTGCCAGGCCGGCGTGCGGGTGTAGGTGACCAGGCTCTCCTCGACGGAGATGCGCTCAGCCGCACCGGCGACCGCGTCACCGAACTGGCTCTTCCGGGTGACGGCTCCGGCGACGCCCTGGAGCCAGCTCGCCGGGGTGACGGGCGCGTCCGAGGCACTGGCGACCTTGACGCCGAGGTCGAGCGCCGTGCGGTAGGGCCACTGATAATCCGTCCGTTCCTTTCCGAGCACCGGGTAGAGGTCGGTGCCGAGCAGGTACTTGATCGTCGCGTTGAAGTTGGCGCCGATGCCGTGCGCAGCCATGGTCCGCAGCGTCGCCTCGGGCGTCAGGTCGGCGTGGATCACGTAGTTCCGCAGAGCGGCGCGGCGGGAGTTCCGTCCCATCGCGGCAAGGTAGCCCTGCACGACGGTGTCGATCGCAGCATCGCCGGTGGCGTGGGTGCCGACCTGAAAGCCGGCCTGGATCGCCGTTCGGATCATCGTGTGCAGGTTGCGGATCTGCTCCTCGATCGTGGCTCCGTCGAGGGTCAGGGAACCGCGAGTGTTCGTGCCTTCGTAAGGCTCGTGCAGGTACGCGGTGCGGGCGGCGGTGGGTACACCGTCGGCGAAGAGTTTGACCTGCCCGACCCGGATCCAACGGGGGTCGATCCCGCGCAGCGGTGAGAACCCGTCGAGGGCGGCCCGGAGCGCCTTCGGGTTCCGGCCGCCGCCGAGCATGAGGTTCACGCGGAGCGGCAGCTTGCCGGCGCGGTACCTGTCGGCGTAGATCGCGACCATGGCGGCGTCCACACCGGGGTCGGTGACGCTGGTGATGCCGAGGGAGTGCACGGCCGCGATGGCGGCGTCCAGACTGCCGGCGACCTCCGCCGGGGTCCACGGTGGCGCCACGCTGACCAGGCTCATCGCACCCTCCCGGAACACGCCGGTGAGTTCGCCGTTCGCGTCCCGCTCGATGTACGGCACCAACTCGGGGGAGGCGGTGGCGATCCGCTCCTTCACCTCGGGCAGGTCCAACACCGCGCTGTTGACGATCAGCGCGTGGTACGAGAACTCCGGGGCGATGATCTTGTAGCCGTCGGACACCGCGTCGAGGTGTGCGCGGGTGAGTTTCTGGCCGACCTGGTTGAGTCGGCTCTCGTTCCAGCCGCTCGCGCGGACGAACGTCGTCTCGACGGGCTTGCCCGCGGCTCGGGCGTCGGCGACGGCGCGGCGGAGGACGTCCTGAATCGCGACGATCGATTCCGTGCCCGCGAGCGAGTACGTGTAGGGCGGGATCGCGAGACCGGAGTTCCCGAAGTGGAAGTGCGAGTCGTTGATACCGGGAAGAACGGTGCCGCCACCAGCGTCGACCACCTGGGTGCCGCCAGCGGTGAGACGGGTGATCTCGCGGTTGCTACCGATCGCGAGGATCTTGCCGTCCTTGATCGCGACCGCCTCGGCGCGGCGACGCCGGCGGTCCATGACCAGGACCTTGCCGTTCATCACGACGGTGTCGGCGGCGCCGCGCGGTCCGCGGGCGTGCGCCGGACCGGCGGCCGCGACCACCGAGACGCCGGCGGCCGCGGCGGCG is a genomic window of Cryptosporangium minutisporangium containing:
- a CDS encoding amidohydrolase; translated protein: MIEQGMSRRSVLKGAVVAAAAAGVSVVAAAGPAHARGPRGAADTVVMNGKVLVMDRRRRRAEAVAIKDGKILAIGSNREITRLTAGGTQVVDAGGGTVLPGINDSHFHFGNSGLAIPPYTYSLAGTESIVAIQDVLRRAVADARAAGKPVETTFVRASGWNESRLNQVGQKLTRAHLDAVSDGYKIIAPEFSYHALIVNSAVLDLPEVKERIATASPELVPYIERDANGELTGVFREGAMSLVSVAPPWTPAEVAGSLDAAIAAVHSLGITSVTDPGVDAAMVAIYADRYRAGKLPLRVNLMLGGGRNPKALRAALDGFSPLRGIDPRWIRVGQVKLFADGVPTAARTAYLHEPYEGTNTRGSLTLDGATIEEQIRNLHTMIRTAIQAGFQVGTHATGDAAIDTVVQGYLAAMGRNSRRAALRNYVIHADLTPEATLRTMAAHGIGANFNATIKYLLGTDLYPVLGKERTDYQWPYRTALDLGVKVASASDAPVTPASWLQGVAGAVTRKSQFGDAVAGAAERISVEESLVTYTRTPAWQDHADGWKGTLQEGFVGDLCVVDGDVLGTAPEALPGLAVSTTIVGGEVVYDRTTSAARDAEPAVALVQGFSSERGKACLEDGMCCCRVSERALT